The DNA window CGCTGCGAAGGCGAGCTGCGCGTCGACTCGCGCGACCCCGCACGCGAGCGAGCGCACCTCGCACGCGAGATCGCCTACGTGCCGCAGGCCGCGCCGCAGCTCGCGGCGAGCGCGGGCGAGGTGGTCGCTGCGGTGTGCGGGGTGCGCGGCATCGCGGGCTCACGCGTGGATGCGCTTGCGCAGCGGCTTGGGCTCACGCTCGGCGAGATCGCCGCGCGCCCGTTCCGCGGACTCTCGGGCGGGATGAAGCAGAAGCTGCTCGTCGCGCTCGCGCTCGCAGCTTCGCCGCGCTTGCTGGTGCTCGACGAGCCGACCGGCAGCCTCGACGCCGAGAGCCGCGCGCGCGTGCTCGAGGCGATCGCCGAGCAGCCGCGCGAGACCACGCTCGTGCTGTGCTCGCATCGCCTCGAAGAAGTGCGCCAGCTCGCGAGCGAGGTGCTGGTGCTGGAAGAGGGCCGCGTCGCGCGGCGCGGCGCGCTGAGCGACTACCTCGACGACACGCTCGTGAGCGTCCTCGACGTGACCCTCGCCGCGCCGCCGAAGGGCGAGGCCGAGTTGATCGCGCGCGGCTTCAAGCCACTCGGCGAGGGGCGCTACTCGCGGCTCGCGTCGCGGCGCGAGAAGGCGCGCGTCGTGGCCGAGCTCGCACAGCTGTTAGGCGCGCAGCTCGGCGACCTCGAGGTGCGCGACGTCGAGCACGGCACGGCTGCGGAGCCGCGCGATGCGTGAGCGCGCGCTGCGACTGCTGGCGCTCGCGGGGGTGCTCGCCGTGCTCGGCGCCGCCGCGTGGTGGCTCGCGCGCCCGAGCGAGGGGCCGGCGCCCGTCGCCTACGACCGCGTCGCGTGCGCGCACTGCCGCATGCTCGTCTCGGAGCCGCGCTTCGCGGCGCAGCTGCGGCGCGGCACGGGCGAAGTGCTCTTCTACGACGACCCGGGCTGCTTGTTGTTGCACCGCCTGCAGCTTGCCGACCCCGAGTCGCACGCCTGGTTCCACGACTCGCGCAGCGATCGCTGGCTGGACGACGAGGCGGTCGCGTTCCTGCGCGTTGCCGAGTCGCCGATGGGCTACGGCTTCGCGGCAGTTCCGCGGGACACCGAGGGCGCCGAGGATGGCGGAGCAGCGCTCGCGCACATCGAGTCGGGCCGATGAGCGCGGCGCCCGCCGACTTCCTCGCGATGGCGCGGCTCGACGCCGCGGAGCTGCGGCGCTCGCGCTGGCCGCTCTTCAGCCTCGCGCTCTACGCCGCGCTCGCCGCGGGCTTCGTCTACTTCGGCATGCGCGAGTCGAGCGTGGTCGCGTTCACCGGCATGGGCCGCGTGCTGTTCTCGCTCAGCCACGCGCTCGTGTTCTTCCTGCCGCTGCTCGCGCTCGGCGTCACGGGGCAGGCGATCAATCGCGCGCGCGAGGACGGCTCGCTCGAGCTGTGGATGAGCCTGCCCGTGCGCCGCGGCAGCTACCTCGCCGCAGTCACCGGCGTGCGCGCGCTCGCGCTGATCGTGCCGGCGCTCGTCGCCTTCGCCGCGCTCGCCGCGATCGGACGCTTCGCCTTCGCGCAGCCGGTGCCGTGGCAGTTCCTCGCGCGCAGTGCCGCGATCAGCACGTGCTTGCTGCTCGCGTACGCGGCCCTCGGTGTCGCGATCTCCGCGGCGGCGCGCACGCAGGCGCGCGCGCTGGCGGGCTGGCTGCTCGCGTGGCTCGCCTCCGTCGCGCTGCTCGACTTCGGGTTGATCGCGGTGCTGCTCCACACCGCACTCCCGCCGCGCCTCGTGTTCTTCCTCGCCGCGCTGAACCCGGTCGAGTGCGCGCGCCTCGCGCTGCTCTCGGGCGCGCAGCCCGATCTCGCGACGCTCGGGCCCGTCGGCTTCTACCTCGCCTCGGAGCTCGGGCCGAGCTTGTTGTTCGCGCTCGGCCTCGCCTGGCCGCTCGCCTTCGGCGCGCTCGCCTTCGCGTATGCGTGGCGGGCGTTCGGCCGGGATGACTTGATCTAGGAGGTTCGCAATGGACCGCTGGCTGACTTCCTTGAATCGCGCGCTCGCGACGCCGCTCTCGCTGCGAACGCGCCTGCTCGCCCTCGCGCTGCTGGCGCCGCTCGCGCTCGCCGCGTTTGCGCCGCTCTGGACGCTCGAGATGGTGGCGCCGCAGTACCCGAAGGGCCTCACGCTCGACATCTATCCCTACACGGTCGAGGGCGACATCCAGGAAGTGAACACGCTGAACCACTACATCGGCATGGCGCGGATCGACCGCGCGGCGCTCTCCGACCTCGACTGGTTGCCGTTCGCGCTCGGCGTCGCGGCGCTGCTGTTGTTACGGGTCGCGGCGATCGGCGACCTGCGCGCCCTCGTCGATCTCGTCGCGCTCTACACCTACTTCGGCCTGTTCTCGTTCGCGCGCTTTGCCTACACGCTCTACGTGTTCGGCCACAACCTCGCGCCCGACGCGCCGTTCACGGTCGAGCCGTTCACCCCCGTGGTCTTCGGCACGGGCCAAGTGGCGAACTTCACGATCACGAGCTTGCCGTCGACCGGGGCACTCGCTCTGAGCGCGATCGGCATTGCGCTCGTCGGCATGCTGCTCGCCACCGCGGCGTCCGCACTGCGCGGGACGCGCTTGGCGCCCGCGGCGTAGAAGCGCGCGCCGCGCTGGCGCATGATCGCGCCTCTTGCGGGAGGAGCGCGCATGAATCCCTTCGATCTCACGGGCCGCGTCGCCGTCGTCACCGGCGCGGGCAAAGGCATCGGCCGCGGCATCGCGCTGGCGCTCGCGCGCGCGGGCGCCGACGTCGCGCTCGCGGCGCGCAGTGCGAGCGATCTCGAAGAGGTCGCGCGCGAAGCTCGCGCACTCGGCCGCCGCGCCATCGCGGTGCCGACCGACGTGACGGACGGCGACCAGCTCGAGCGGCTTGCAACACGCGCGGTCGCCGAGCTCGGCGGCCTCGACGTTTGGGTGAGCAACGCCGGCGGCCTGCCCGACGCGACGCCGCGCTACCTCACGCGCACGCCGGAAGATCGCTGGGACGCGCAGCTCGATCTCAACCTCAAGTCCGTGTGGGCGAGCGCCGTGATCGCAGCCAAGCACATGGGCGACAAGGGCGGGGCGATCGTGAACATCTCGTCTCGCGCTGCGCAGGGCGGGGCGCTCAAGAACGGCCCCTACGCCGCCTCGAAGGCTGCGGTGAACTCGCTCACCGCGACGCTCGCGCTCGAGCTCGCGCCGAAGATCCGCGTGAACGCCGTCGCGCCCGGCCCGATCCCGACCGAGAACTTCAACGCGTCGACGAAGTTCCCGGAAGGGAAGCCGCTCGAGAAGCTGTTAGGAGTTCCGCTCGCGCGCCTCGGCACGCCCGACGACATCGGCAACGCCGTCGTGTTCATGGCGAGCAGTGCTTCGAGCTGGGTGACGGGGCAGTGCCTTTATGTGACGGGCGGGCTGTAACGCGATCGCGTCGAGCGCGGCGACGAGCCTTCCTCGCGCGCAATCGCGGGCACCGTTTCGGCGACTCGCTCCGCAGAGAACGCGTCGGTGCGCGCACGGCAGCAGGGCCTGTCGGCGCCGGGGTGGGACCTGGTTCGCACGCACAAAGCAGTGCGAATGCGAGGGGGCTCACGAGTCGGGCGTTGCGGCCCCCCTCAATGCGATTTTCGCAGGGCATCGATGTGCGCGTAGCGCTTCGTGGCGGGAGTCACGAGTCGCTTCAGCAGGTGACGCTCGACCTTCGCGAACATTTTCAGCTTCGAGAGAAACGACACTCTCGCCGGCACGATCTCGGATTGATTCTGCGAGGGGTAGTAGACACTGACGTTGACTTGGCCCAGCTCACCGCAGCTCTCGGTGCGGAGCTCTGCGGGTTTCTCGTCGAGATCGCCGAGAAGAGCATGCATGCTCTCAGTCACGAGGACGTGTTCCCGCCGCTCGATCGGAACCTTCAGCAACATGTGAGCGAGAATCACGTCCTCGCCTGAGAGCTTGGTGAACTGCTGCACCTGCGTGAAGACGGCGTTCCCGTGGTGGACGACTGCCTTCATCGAGAGGCGCCCCACCGTCCGGCACGCGTCGCACGTGCAGATCCCGCACTCGCTGACGAGCACGGCCTCTCTTTCGCGAAAGGCCGCGAGACTGCGGTGCACCTGGGCGACGATCTCTTGCGCCATCTCTCGAGTGCTATCCGAGACCGCGTAGAAGAACACGGCGTCGCCTTCCAGCTCCTGCAACACGAGCGGTGGACGAGACTCAGCGATGACTCGCTCGAGCAGCTCGTCGATGATCCGCTCGGCGTGGATCAGGCTCACCTTGTGGAACTTGATGAAGCGCGTGTACCCGCTGATGTCGAGCAGCACCAGGAATACCTTCTGCAGCTGTGTCAACGGCGAGTCCTCGGCGATCGCGAGTGGATCGGCGCTCGGTGCCAGCAAGGTCCGGATGCGTCACGCACCTTATCGCGGTTGATCGGACCTGGGTGCTCGCAAGCAGACCCTCGTGCAAGCAGTCACCTCAGCACGACGCTACCGGCGGCGCGGTCCGCGTTCGGCTGACAGCTCGGTGCCACGTCGTGCTCGTGCACAAAAGGTCACTCGTGCGAGCGTGCGCACCGGACTGCGGGAGTCCCCCACTACGCGTGAGGCCGCGGTAGGCGCGACTTCCATCGCCACCAGAGATCACCGTGAACGAGCGCTATGCCCGCGAGCGGCCCCGCAGCAGCAAGATCCAGCACGCGACGTGACAGACCACGAGCGGCGCACCGGCGAAGACGGGCACGTACCACTGCGCGGCCATGTGCTCGATTGCGCCGATCGACGCCGCGTGCGGAAATGCGACGAGCAAGTCCGCCGTGCCGATGACCGTGCACGCCCACGCGAGCCCGCGCGCTCCGCGCCAGTCGCGCCGCAGCGCGACGAACGCGGCGGCTGCGAGCAGCGCGGTGAGGCTGTCCGCGAGCGCGGTCGGAACCGCGAACTCGAGGGGCATCCCCGGCGAGAGGTTCGGCACGAGCAGCCCGACGCCGAGCACGCGGAACATCTCCGGTGCGATGAAGAGGCTGAGGCGCGCGTTCGGCGAGAGCCCCGCGGAGAGCGGCCATAACAAGAAGTAGGTGAGGAGCGACCACGCGAACAGGAACCAGAGGAACTGGAGGACGAAGAACGCGATCGGGGGCATTGGTGCGGCCTCGTTGCGGTGCGCCGGCCGGGCGCTCGCGGAGTATGTCTACCGAGGTACGTCGGTCCGGCCCTCGACTGTCAGCTGAAGCGCCTGGTTAGGCCACACCCTCGTTCGAGGACCAATGCCGAGAGATCGGCTTCGTGTCAGGCTGCCAGAAGCGTTCCCAGGACACCCAGAGCGCGCGCTCGACGGAGAGCCGAAAGACCGGATCGGTCGTCTTGAAGGCGGGGAAGGGAATCGCTGAATGGACTGCGGCACGCTCGGCCGCGTCGGAGACTTCGAGGGCGCGCCCAGCGACCTGGAACTCCTCGTCCTTCGCTCCGAGGAACGCATGAAGGACGTATCGGCCCGAGGCGCGGAGGTCGGCCGCCTTGGGCGTGTGCGCTCCCGCGCTGATGTAGAGATGGGCATCGCAGAAGATGGGGCAGACAGGTGAGAGGTGAGGCACGCCATGGGCACCGACGGTGGCGACGAAGCCGATGGCAACTCCGTCTGGCCCGACGAGGAGCCTGCGCCCCGCCGCACCGAAGTCGGGAGCGGCCTTGTTGAATTGGGACCAACTCGCCATGCGACCCTCTTGGCGCGGCCTGACGTCGAGGCAACAAGCACGCGGGAGCAAGCGGCGTAGGGCCGCGCTGCGAGGAGAGTACGAAGTGCCACAGTGCGGCCCTAGGCTGCTTGCCGTATCGGGTCCGCTTGACCAAATGGGTAGACCGGTAGGCTCCTCCTCGATTCGCTCGATGATCTCGTGCTCGATGATCACGGCTGTCCAACGGCTCGGCAATAAGCTGCCGGCCGCCGCGAACCTACCACGCGTGCTCCGGAGACCGGCCGCGTGACGACCCCGAACCGGCCGGCCGACGGCCCCGCTCGTTGCACGCCTGACCGACCAGCCTCCGCCGCGTCGGTCCTCGTTCCGGCCGATTCTCTCCCCACAAACACTGCGGCGCAATGACGTTCTCCTGCGTCGCGGCGTCGTCCGCTGGCGTCTCGCACTCGCTCTGCAGCCTTTCCTCGCAGCGTTTGTTCTCGCAGCGTTTCAGACGAAAGGCTGCGAGGGCGCGCGTCGGTGATTAGCTTCGCGGATCGCCCCAAAGCGCCGCGTCGTCCCGCGCGGCGAGGTCGTTGCGATGACCACGAAGCCTGCGGCCGCGGGGCCGCGCTTGCTCGATCGGGTGCGCGAGCGGCTGCGCGTGTTGCAACGGAGTCCGCGCACGGAGCGGAGCTACGTCGATTGGATTCGGCGCTTCATCTTGTTCCACGGCAAGCGGCATCCCGCAGAGCTCGGCGCCGAAGAGATCGCCGCGTTCCTCACTCACCTCGCGGTCGACGCGAAGGTGTCGGCGTCGACCCAGAACCAGGCTCTGAACGCGCTGGTGTTCCTCTATCGCGAGGTGCTTGCTCGAGAGCTGGGTGAGATCCCCGGGGTCGTGCGCGCGCGTACCTCGCAGCACTTGCCGGTCGTGCTCACGCGCGGCGAGGTGCACGCGCTGCTCGCTGGGCTACGTGGCGTCGAGTGGCTGGTCGCTGCGCTTCTCTACGGCGCAGGTTTGCGCCTCCTCGAGGCGCTCACGCTTCGCGCGAAGGACCTGGACTTCGAGCGGCGCGAGCTGCGGTTGCGGCAGACCAAGGGCGGCAAGGAGCGCGTCGCGCCACTACCCCAAACGGTCATCGAACCGCTTCGCGAGCACTTGCGCGCCGTGCGCGCGCTCCATGCGCGCGACCTCGCCGCGGGTTTCGGCGCGGCCGCGTTGCCGAGCGCGCTCGCATCCAAGTACCCGAACGCGGCTCGCGAATGGGTGTGGCAATGGGTGTTCCCCGCGACGCGCCGCTACTTCGACGCCAGCGCGGGCACGGAGCGCCGCCATCACCTCCACGAGACGGTGATTCAGCGCGCGGTGAAGCAGGCCGTCGCGCGCGCTGGCATCGCGAAGCGTGCGAGCTGTCACACGCTGCGCCACAGCTTCGCAACGCACTTGCTCGAATCGGGCACCGACATCCGCACGCTGCAGGAGCTACTCGGCCATACGAGTGTGTCGACCACGATGATCTACACGCACGTGCTGAACCGCGGCGCCGCGGGTGTGAGAAGCCCGCTCGACTTCACTTCGTGAGCGCGAGCTTCGAGTACGCCTCGTGCGTCGCCAGAATCACGTGCTTCTCGCACCCGTTCTCACGGTGCAGGTTGCCGCGCGCGTAGTCAGCTGACTTCATCATGTCGAGAAACGCGTCGGGTCGCGGGTAGTACACGAGCGCGGCGTAGTCCCACTCACCGGCACCGAGCGGGCCGAGTGCGAGCGTCCTCACGTCTCCGGTCCACAGGATCGTGGCGCCCCGCGCCTTGAGCAGCGGCGAGGTGTTCTTGCTGTATCGCAGGTACGCGTCCCAGCCGGTGCCGTCGCCGTCGAGCGAGCGCGCGCGGAACTTCATCAGGTTGAGCATCACCACGGGCTTCGCGGGGTCGAGCCCCGCGACCGCCGCTTCGTGCAGCTCCTCGCGCAGCGCGCTCACTGAATCGCCCCGCTGCCCATCACGCGCGCCACGTCGTCGTCGCTCAGTCCCAGCACCTCGGTCAACACCTGATAACTGTGCTCGCCGATGCACGGTGCGGGGAAGCGCGGGCCGTTGTCGTAGTGGGAGATCTTGTACGAGTGGCCCTCGTACGGGACGAGGCCCATCTCGGGGTGTTCGAGGGGGCGGAAGAACTTGCGGTGCGCGAGCTGCGGGTCGCGCTGGTGGTCGCTCGAGCGCTGCGCCATGCCGGCCGGTACGCCCGCGGCTTGTAACAACTCCATCAGCGCGCGCGGCTCGTGCTGCGCGGTGAACTCGGCGAGGTGCTTGTCGACGAGCTGCGCGTTCGCCTGCCGACCCGCGAGCGTGGCGAGCTCGCCGCGCATCGCCCACGCGGGCTCGCCGAGCGCGCGGCGCAGTGCGCGCCAGTGCGCGTCGGTCTCCACCGCGATCGCGCACCACTCGTCGCGGCCCTTGCACGGGTACGCGTCGTGCGGCGCAGCCGTCGGCGAGTGGTTGCCTGCGCGCCTCGGGCTCTTCCCGGTGAGCTGCACGTTCAGCAGCTCGGGCGCGAGGAAGTGGAGGGCGCTCTCCATCTGCGCCTGATCGATGTACTGCCCCTCGCCCGTGCGGCGGCGGTGGTCGAGCGCGGCCATCAGGATCGTGGCGAGGAAGCGCGGCGCGATCGTGTCGGTGTAGGCGTTGAAGGGGCCGCCCGGCGCGCGGTCGTTCCAGCCCGTCACTTCGAAGAAGCCGCTCACCGCGGCGGCGTGGTAGCCGTAGCCGCCGAGGCGCGCAGCGGGCCCCGTCTGCCCTAACAAGCAGGTCGTCGCCATGATGAGGTTCGGGTTGAGCTTCTTCGCCACGTCGTAGCCGATGCCGAGCTCGTTCATCGTGCCGGCGGTGAACGAGTCGAGCGCGACGTCGCACCAGGCGAGCAGCTTCTTCGCGATCTCGATGCCCTCGGGCGTCTTCAGGTTGAGCGCGAGCGAGAGCTTCGAGGTGTTGAACGAGCCGAAGAACTGGCAGCGGTTGATCCCCGCGATGCCGTCCTTGAACGGGCCGACGAGGCGCAGGCGATCGGCGGGGTTCTCGGTCTCGATGTGCACGACCTGCGCGCCGTGGTCGGCGAGCGCCTTGGCGGTGATCGGGCCGACGCCGATCCACGAGAAGTCGGCGATCTTCACGCCGGCGAGCGGCAGCTTCGGATCCTCCGCGGCGCCGGGGCCGCTCACGGGCACGGCGCGCGCGGCGCTGAGCGCCGGCTTCGGCGCGAGATTCCCGAGCACCTCGGCCGTGTGCTCGCCCGCGCGCGGCGCGGGGCGCGTGAACGCGATCGGCGTGCGCGAGAGCTTCGCGAACGGGCCGGGCGCCTTCAGCTCGCGCGCGCTTGTTAGGGCGAGGGGCCGCCAGTAGTCGCGCGCTGCGAGCTGCTGCATCGCCACCACATCCGCGGCGGTGTTCACCGGCGCGAGGGTGATTTCGCGCGCGACGCCGCCCTCGAACAGCGCCTGCTTCGTCTGAGACAGGGTGAACGCGGTGATCCTTTCGCGCACGTGCGCGACCGAGTGCGCGAGGGCCTGCCCCGTGAGCATGCGCACTTCGTACGAGCTCCAGTCCTCGGCGGCGGCCCATTCCTCGGTGATCGCGCCAGCGCTCAGCATCCACGGAATCAGCTGCTGCAGCGTCGCCTTGGTCGCGATCAGCACGACTTCGCCGTCTGCGCACGGGTAGACGAGCGGCGACGTCATCGTCGCGAGCTGGAGAACCGTTCCGTCGCGCTCGATGTTCTTGCCCTGGATCGGGTGCGCGAGCATCGCGTTGAGCCCGGTCCAGAACACCGAGGCCTGCACGCTCACGTCGACGAACTGCGCCTCGCCCGTCTTGAGCCGCCGGTGATGTGCCGCCATCGCCGCGAGCGCGCCGTCGACCGCGGCGTGGTACCAGGTCTGCGGCACCGTGATGCGCACGGGCCGCCGGTCGGGCTCGCCGTTCAGGATCATCGCGCCGCCCATTGCGGAAAGTGTTAGGTCCGTGGCGAGATGCTTCGCGTACGGGCCGTCCTGCCCGAACGGCGTGATCGCCACGTAGACGAGATCGGGCCGCACGGCGCGCAGCGCGGCGAAGCCGAAGCCGCGCGCGTCCATCTCGCCGGGCGCGGCGTTCTCGAACACGAAATCCGCAGTTGCCGCGAGCCGCAAGAAGTCGGCGCGGCCCTGAGAAGTCTCGAGGTCGAGCGCCACGCTGCGCTTGCCGCGGTTGAACGCGAGGAAGCGCAGGCTCGCGAGCTCCGCGGGCTCGCCGGCCGCGAGCGGCTCCGCGCGCCGCGATTCGGAGCCGCCGGGCGGCTCCACCTTGATGACGTCGGCGCCGAGACCCACGAGCACCTGCGGGCCGAGCTCGGCGCGCGTGTCGGTGAGGTCGAGGACGCGGTACGGAGAGAGGGCTGCGGGTGCGCTCATGCGCGCATCTTCTCATCGCCCCGCGCGCTCGGGCAACTCGCCCCGCGGCTGCGGCGCATTGCTGCGACGCCGCGGTCGAGATCGCTGACGCGCACTCGCGGGAGGCACGCGGCTTGCGATGCCTTCGCTGGGGGATCTCCGATGCGATGGACGAAGGCCGTCTCGTTGATCGTGCTGATCGCCTGTGGGCGCGCACTCGCGCAGTCGGTGCCGTTTCCCACGCCCGCCGGCGACGGCTCGCTCTCGGGGAGCGCCGTCGTGCGCGTGAAGGGCTGCGGGCGCGCCACGATTCCATTCGGCGCGAGCTTCGCTCTGGAGAGCGACGGCACCTGGAGCCTCGACGCTCCCGTCGCCATCGGCGGCGCGTCGCGCAGCCGCCTCACCTGGGGAGCGTTCTACACGCGCCTCCGCGTGAAGACGCTGCTCGCGCCGTCGTCGGCGAGTCTCGCGGCGCTCGGCCTCGACGCGGAGGCGCGCGCCTCGGCGCTGTGCAGAGAGCCGGTAGTGCTCGCGCCCCTCGCGCTGCGCAAGGGCACGCTCAAGCTGAACAAGCGCTGGACGCTCGCGCGGCTGCGTCTCTCGTTGCGCGCCTCCGCCAGCGCTGCGTCCGCAACGCGCGGCGTGCGCGTTCGCTGGGACGCCACGGGTCCTTGGATCCCGGAAGAGGACTGAGCTGCGCGCGCTACGCGGCCTTGCGTCGCCACCACAGCACGCCACCCACTGCCAACGCGAGCGCACCGGCGACGAGATTCGCGCGCGTGGCGGCGCTCGCGAGCACGAGGCACACCGCGACCGCGGCGAGCGGGATCGCGGGGCCGAACGGGAGCCGCAGCGTGCGCGGAGTCGACGGCATGCGGCGTCGCAACACGATCACGGCCGCGGCGGTGCTCACGTAAGTGACGAGCCGCGCGATCACCGAGAGCGCGGCGAGCTCCGCGAACGAGCCCGTGAGCGCGAGCGGCAGCGAAACGACGCACTGCACCACGATCGCGAGATGCGGCGTGCGGAAGCGCGGGTGGATGCGCGCGAGCCAGCTCGGGAGCGCGCCGCTGTGCGCGATCGCGTAGAGGTACCGCGGGCCCGCGAGGATCGTGCCGGCGTTCGTACCCGCGATCGAGACGAGCGCGCCGAGCCCGAGCAGCGCGGCGCCCGCGGGCCCGACCAGCGCGCCCATCGCGTCCGCGAGCGGGCTCGCGGACTTCTCAGGCTCCGCGAGCACGCCCACCACGACGAGTTGCACGAGCGCGTAGAGCGCGGTCACGACACCGATCTGCACGAGCAGCGCGAACGGCACGTCGCGGCGCGGGTCTCGGTGTTCCCCGGCGGCGGCCGCGGTGTTTTCGAAGCCGGCGTACGCGAATAACAACAGCAGCGCTGCCTCGCGCAGGCCCGCGAGCGAAGGCGCGCTCGCCTCTTCGAAGCGCGACCACTCGATCGCGAACACGCCGCACGCGATCAGCGCCACGAGGGGCAGCAGCTTCGCGAGCGCGAGCACCCACGCAGCGCGCGCCCCGGCCTTCACGCCAATCACGTTGAGCGCACCGAGCCCCGCGATGAGCACGACGATCACCGCGCTGCGCAGCGGCTCGCTCTGCGCCGCGGGCCAGAGCGCGCCCAGCGCCTGCGCGAAGCCGGCGCTCAGCGAGCCCACCGAGGCGACGCGCGCGAGCCACGTCATCCACCCCACCTGCCAGCCCGCGAGCTCCCCGAACGCTTCGCGGGCGTAGACCGCGCCCGAGCCGGGCGCGTCGAACAAGCTCGCGGCCTCGGCGAAGCACAGCACGATCAGCAGCACCGCGAAGCCCGCGAGCAGCACCGCGAGCGGGCTCGCGCCGCCTAACAATGCGGCGGCGGTTGCGGGCAAGAGGTACACGCCGCTGCCGATCACGTCGTTGATCGCGAGCGCGACCACCTCCCAGCGCGAGACGACGCGGCGGAGCTGGGGCGGTGCGCTCACCCGCGGGCGCCGTCCACGAGCACGAACCAAGCGAGCGCATACCCCGAGTAGCGACTCCCGAGCTCGGGGGCGCGATCCACGGCGGTGGGGGCGGACGCTGACATCTGTTAGGGAGCTTCCGCTGGCGCGCCGCGCGCCGTCAAGCTCCGAATGCGACGACGGGATCCTGGCGCGGACCTTGCGAGTGCGCGGCGTGGAAACGCGGCCGCGAACCGGCGAGGCGTTACGGAGCACGGGAGGGGCGAGGCAGTGGCGCGTTTGGACATCACGATGCTGCTCGCTGCCGCAGCGATGCTGGTGAGCGCGTGTGGCGTGAGCCTGCGGGTCACGCGGCCGAAGGCGGTGGAGGAGCAGGCGCGACGCAGCGCGGCAATCGTGGCTCGCGAGACCACACGCAGCGCGGTCCACGCGGCGCTCGGTGCACCTTGGCTCGCGAGCCGGGAGTGGAACATCGAGGCGTTTCGTGCGGACGCCGAGCAGCGCGAGATCGGCTTCATCGTGCTCTTCACGCCACCGATTCCGATCGCTGCGCCGCGCGAGCACGTGACCGGCTTCGTGCTCGTGTCGTACGCACCCGACGATGTCGTCGCGGAAGTTCGCGCTGGCAGCGCACCGTCGGGCGACCCGCGCGGAGTGCTGCTGCGCGTGGGAGCGGTGTCACTCGGCATCGAGGGCGTGGAGCCACGTGGTGCTCAGCTGTTCGCGGAGGCATCCGCGTGGCCGCAGTGGCTCGCGGCGAGGCGCGCCTCGCATGCGTGCACGCTGTTGCTCGCGTGTGAGCCGAGCGCGCGCGATCGTTGGCTCGACGAGAGCTGCCCGGATCGCGCGAGTGTCGACGGCGCCGAAGCGCTCGACTTGCGCGGCTATCTCGTCGCGTGCGACGGCGGCAACTGTCCCGAGGGCGCGCGCGAAGGCGGCAGCTTCGCGCGCATCCCGCTCGCGGTGCCGGTCTCTCTCGCGCCCGGCAGCCACGTGCTCGCGCTCGCGAGCTCGACCTATCTGGGCCGCAGCGAGCAGGCGTTCAGCTGCGCCGCGGGCAACGTGCGCTTCGCGCTCGTGCGCGGCGACGTGAAGCGCCATTGGTGGGGGCCGAGCAAGAGCACGCTCGAGGCGCGCGCGGAGATCAGCGACGCGCCCGACTCGCTCGGAGCGCGCCGCATCTTGCTCTACCGCGGCGCGCGCTGGCTCATGGAGCCCGAGCCGGCGCCGTAATCACTCACGGCTTCAGCACGACCTTCAGCACGTCCTCCGCGTGCGCGTCGAACACCTGATAACCGCGCACGCCGTCCGCAA is part of the Deltaproteobacteria bacterium genome and encodes:
- a CDS encoding CoA transferase, with product MSAPAALSPYRVLDLTDTRAELGPQVLVGLGADVIKVEPPGGSESRRAEPLAAGEPAELASLRFLAFNRGKRSVALDLETSQGRADFLRLAATADFVFENAAPGEMDARGFGFAALRAVRPDLVYVAITPFGQDGPYAKHLATDLTLSAMGGAMILNGEPDRRPVRITVPQTWYHAAVDGALAAMAAHHRRLKTGEAQFVDVSVQASVFWTGLNAMLAHPIQGKNIERDGTVLQLATMTSPLVYPCADGEVVLIATKATLQQLIPWMLSAGAITEEWAAAEDWSSYEVRMLTGQALAHSVAHVRERITAFTLSQTKQALFEGGVAREITLAPVNTAADVVAMQQLAARDYWRPLALTSARELKAPGPFAKLSRTPIAFTRPAPRAGEHTAEVLGNLAPKPALSAARAVPVSGPGAAEDPKLPLAGVKIADFSWIGVGPITAKALADHGAQVVHIETENPADRLRLVGPFKDGIAGINRCQFFGSFNTSKLSLALNLKTPEGIEIAKKLLAWCDVALDSFTAGTMNELGIGYDVAKKLNPNLIMATTCLLGQTGPAARLGGYGYHAAAVSGFFEVTGWNDRAPGGPFNAYTDTIAPRFLATILMAALDHRRRTGEGQYIDQAQMESALHFLAPELLNVQLTGKSPRRAGNHSPTAAPHDAYPCKGRDEWCAIAVETDAHWRALRRALGEPAWAMRGELATLAGRQANAQLVDKHLAEFTAQHEPRALMELLQAAGVPAGMAQRSSDHQRDPQLAHRKFFRPLEHPEMGLVPYEGHSYKISHYDNGPRFPAPCIGEHSYQVLTEVLGLSDDDVARVMGSGAIQ
- a CDS encoding amino acid permease, coding for MSAPPQLRRVVSRWEVVALAINDVIGSGVYLLPATAAALLGGASPLAVLLAGFAVLLIVLCFAEAASLFDAPGSGAVYAREAFGELAGWQVGWMTWLARVASVGSLSAGFAQALGALWPAAQSEPLRSAVIVVLIAGLGALNVIGVKAGARAAWVLALAKLLPLVALIACGVFAIEWSRFEEASAPSLAGLREAALLLLFAYAGFENTAAAAGEHRDPRRDVPFALLVQIGVVTALYALVQLVVVGVLAEPEKSASPLADAMGALVGPAGAALLGLGALVSIAGTNAGTILAGPRYLYAIAHSGALPSWLARIHPRFRTPHLAIVVQCVVSLPLALTGSFAELAALSVIARLVTYVSTAAAVIVLRRRMPSTPRTLRLPFGPAIPLAAVAVCLVLASAATRANLVAGALALAVGGVLWWRRKAA